The sequence AAAACTGGGGGGGGGGGGGGCGTGAGTTTTACGCTACGAAACTCCTACTTGCAATATGCGGTTATTCAGATTTATACTTCGTGTCACTTCTCATGGTTAACGGTCCGCTACGTTAGCCATACGCAACTTTAGAAGGAGGCCACATGCCCGGCAGCCGGGAAAAAATGAACAACAACGGAAATAACGGTGGCAACGGAAACAACGGTAAGGCCCAGCAGCCGCTCAATTTCGCCAACAAGTTGATTGCCTCAATTCCCCACGGCAGAAAAGGGAAGCACAGCTTGATCGTTGCCAAGATCCTGGCTGACCTTGACCGGTTGGACCTGGAGACGGCCATCCTGGTTCCACTGGACGGCCTGAATGGGGAGAAGATGGAAAATGTCCGCTCGGCCTTGAACCGGGCCACCAAGCAGAAAAAGCTCTCCGTGGCCACTTCCACCGACAATAAGTACTTTTACGTTTGGCGTACGGATGCGAAAGGTTCCCAGGTGGCCACTGCTCCCGGCAAATTGGCGTCGCAGATTCACCACCAGCGCTGATGGCCTCCGGCCGTGAAGTTCAACCAACGAGGCGTGCGGGCGTGTGTGTGTCTAGAGCCGGCTGGACAGCAACAAGACAACCAGGAGTATGAGCGCCAGAAAAAGGTGTTGATAGCCCCAATGTCTGCGCAGCCGCCACGATCGCAATACCTGCGGCAACATGAGAAGTGCCGGGATAACCAAAAAGATTGAAAGTTCCGAAAGCACTTCGTCCCTCCTTCCTGCCACTCACTCTGCACGGGCATCCAGTTTAAATTGATTGGTTTGTATTAGCCTCTGAAGGTCATAACTAACAGCCATTCTCCATTTGGCGGGGACTGGGATAAATGCAGACAAGATAACGAACCATGGGGTGATGAACCAAATCAACCACGGCCTCACAAGACGCCAACGCATAACCCACTCCTATTCATGCGCGCTCTGGTTAAGGCGGCCAAACAGATGCGCTTATCAAACAGGCTATCCCACATCCAGGCAGGCTGACTGTTCAGTCCGGGACAATATCTATTCGCCGGTTCTCCGATCATGCGGCCCGATTCCTTGCTGGCTTGCCTGTATCTTCTGAGCCGCTACGCCGCGGGAGCAAGGTACGCAAGTTCATCCGCGCCTTATGCAACTGAGACTTGCTGTTGCCAATCGAGCATCCTAATATTTCCGCAATCTCGTTGTGCTCGTATCCTTCTATCTCGTGGAGCACAAATATGATCCGGTACCCGGGCGGGAGCTCTGCTATGGCCTGCTGGATCGTCATGCGGTCAACCGAACCATGAAGTGCGTTGTCCCTCGTCGCGATATCGATTGGCCCTCTGTCCTCTTCCTGCGGATCCAGGCTTTGTTCTAATGAAATCTGCGCAATGCCTTTCTTGCGGAGGTGCATGAGCACGATGTTCACCGAAAGGCGATGCAGCCAGGTGGAAAATGCTGATTCGCCGCGAAAACTCGCAATCTTGCGATAGAGCTGCATAAATGCGTCTTGCGTGAAATCTTCCGCCTGGGCATAGTTCCCTCCCGTCATACGCAGGCACAAAGAAAAAACCCGCCGTTTATGCCGGGCGTAGAGGGCTTCAAAACAACCCGTGTCTCCCGCCTGCGCTTTTCTGATCATCTCGCCTTCCGTCATCTCAGCGCGGGGCGTGGCTTCTGCATTGAAGCAAGTTGTTTTTCTTTGGCAACCAATTTTCTGTTGAAACGGGCTTTGAAGCGCTTCCTGAAACACCGTGGTTTGTGACAAGAGCTCTCTTTTCGTGGAAACGAATATGCGGACTTCTTCTGAGATGCTCCTGAGTACCTGAATGTTGTGCCATCGATTCGCAACTTTGTTCCCGAACGATTGCCGGGCACATTGGGCGTCGACGACTAGACCGCATGTTTCTGTCTCG is a genomic window of Terriglobales bacterium containing:
- a CDS encoding sigma-70 family RNA polymerase sigma factor, with protein sequence MIRKAQAGDTGCFEALYARHKRRVFSLCLRMTGGNYAQAEDFTQDAFMQLYRKIASFRGESAFSTWLHRLSVNIVLMHLRKKGIAQISLEQSLDPQEEDRGPIDIATRDNALHGSVDRMTIQQAIAELPPGYRIIFVLHEIEGYEHNEIAEILGCSIGNSKSQLHKARMNLRTLLPRRSGSEDTGKPARNRAA